A portion of the uncultured Bacteroides sp. genome contains these proteins:
- a CDS encoding MATE family efflux transporter translates to MYTNKQIWNVSFPILLSLLAQNIINVTDTAFLGRVSEVALGASAMGGLFYICIFTVAFGFSTGSQIMIARRNGEKQYAEVGPVMIQGVMFLMVMAFLLFGFTRLFGGNIMRLLVSSETIYDATMEFIHWRVYGFFFSFLNVMFRAFYIGTTRTKVLTINAIVMALTNVVLDYVLIFGKFGFPEMGIKGAAIASVIAEASSIVFFFIYTYTTVDFKKYGLNRFRSFQPELLKRILSISCFTMLQYFLSMATWFAFFAAVERLGQRELAIANIVRSIYIVMMIPVSSLSTATNSLVSNAIGSNDIQHVIPLIKKIARFSFLLMLALVVVISIFPQAILSIYTNEAALIAESVTAVYVIATAMLIASVANILFNGISGTGNTRSALMLEVITLSIYMMYVFIVGVWLRAPVEICFTTEILYYCLLLVASYIYFKKAKWQNKRI, encoded by the coding sequence ATGTACACCAACAAACAAATCTGGAACGTTAGTTTCCCGATCTTGCTAAGTCTTCTTGCACAAAACATCATCAACGTTACTGATACAGCCTTTCTGGGACGTGTCAGTGAAGTAGCCTTAGGAGCCTCTGCCATGGGAGGCTTGTTCTATATCTGCATTTTCACTGTCGCTTTCGGTTTCAGCACCGGTTCTCAAATCATGATTGCCCGTCGCAATGGAGAAAAACAATATGCGGAAGTAGGGCCTGTCATGATTCAGGGTGTCATGTTTCTGATGGTCATGGCGTTTCTACTCTTTGGTTTCACCCGTCTTTTTGGAGGAAACATCATGCGATTGCTGGTTTCGTCTGAAACTATATACGATGCCACAATGGAGTTTATTCATTGGCGGGTTTACGGCTTCTTCTTTTCTTTTCTCAATGTCATGTTTCGTGCTTTTTATATCGGTACCACCCGTACAAAAGTACTAACAATTAATGCCATAGTAATGGCCTTGACGAATGTGGTACTCGACTATGTGCTCATATTCGGAAAATTCGGATTCCCCGAAATGGGAATAAAAGGTGCTGCCATCGCTTCCGTTATTGCAGAAGCATCTTCCATTGTCTTTTTCTTCATCTATACATATACTACCGTTGATTTTAAGAAATACGGATTGAACCGCTTTCGTTCGTTTCAGCCCGAATTATTGAAGAGAATTCTAAGTATTTCATGTTTCACCATGCTTCAATACTTTTTATCGATGGCCACATGGTTTGCTTTTTTTGCTGCCGTAGAACGGTTAGGACAGCGCGAACTTGCCATAGCCAACATTGTGCGAAGCATTTATATTGTTATGATGATTCCGGTTAGTTCACTGTCTACGGCAACCAACAGCCTTGTGAGTAATGCCATTGGTTCTAATGACATTCAGCACGTCATACCGTTAATAAAAAAGATCGCCCGCTTCTCTTTTCTGTTAATGCTGGCATTGGTTGTTGTCATCTCAATTTTCCCACAAGCAATACTCTCAATATATACCAATGAAGCAGCTTTGATTGCCGAATCCGTAACAGCTGTTTATGTCATAGCTACCGCCATGCTCATCGCTTCTGTTGCAAATATTCTGTTCAACGGCATTTCAGGAACGGGTAATACCCGCTCTGCACTCATGCTCGAAGTGATCACTCTTTCCATTTACATGATGTATGTTTTTATTGTTGGGGTATGGCTACGCGCTCCGGTAGAAATTTGCTTTACCACAGAGATTTTATATTATTGCCTGCTACTTGTGGCA
- the rho gene encoding transcription termination factor Rho: MYNIIQLNDKNLSELQTIAQELGIKKTDSLKKEELVYKILDEQAIVGATKKIAADKIKEDRKDDNKKRSRVNVKKEGADKVFSASKNGEISRTEKAAPVTKPQPVAPKPTPIAPKTETTDRPKPIITTPAKPAEDVAKAKDEQVDPKQRKGRPKKTKSENKEAVKTEATIEAPVVATQVPQAVVKVQQVVAAKVQQSTPQQGQQAPQAQGQGQQAPQGQGQQTAPQGQQAPQALNRPIKPIRPVIQPEEESPVLVDADDDFVPIEELPSEKMELPTELLGKFEATKVEPAVAQEQQIQAKRIIRPRDNNNNQQRPPIQKPISAEAATAPERPERKIIEREKAYEFEDILIGTGVLEIMQDGYGFLRSSDYNYLASPDDIYVSQSQIKLFGLKTGDVVEGAIRPPKEGEKYFPLVKVSKINGRDATFVRDRVPFEHLTPLFPDEKFKLCRGGYSDSMSARVVDLFAPIGKGQRGLIVAQPKTGKTILLKEIANAIAANHPEVYMIMLLIDERPEEVTDMARSVNAEVIASTFDEPAERHVKIAGIVLEKAKRMVECGHDVVIFLDSITRLARAYNTVSPASGKVLSGGVDANALHKPKRFFGAARNIENGGSLTILATALIDTGSKMDEVIFEEFKGTGNMELQLDRNLSNKRIFPAVNIVASSTRRDDLLLDKQTLDRMWILRKYLSDMNPIEAMDFVKDRLEKTKDNDEFLMSMNS; the protein is encoded by the coding sequence ATGTATAACATCATTCAATTGAACGACAAAAATTTGTCGGAACTGCAAACTATTGCCCAAGAATTGGGCATCAAAAAAACAGACTCACTTAAGAAAGAAGAACTAGTCTACAAGATCCTCGATGAACAAGCCATCGTGGGCGCTACAAAGAAAATAGCCGCCGACAAAATAAAAGAGGATCGCAAAGACGACAACAAAAAACGCTCTCGCGTTAATGTAAAGAAAGAAGGAGCCGACAAAGTTTTCTCCGCATCTAAAAATGGCGAAATAAGCCGAACAGAAAAAGCTGCTCCGGTAACTAAACCACAACCTGTTGCACCAAAACCAACTCCCATTGCTCCAAAAACTGAAACGACAGACAGACCCAAACCTATTATTACAACTCCGGCAAAACCTGCAGAAGACGTAGCTAAGGCTAAAGACGAACAAGTTGATCCGAAGCAACGCAAAGGTCGCCCAAAGAAAACAAAAAGCGAAAATAAAGAGGCTGTGAAAACAGAAGCAACGATTGAAGCTCCTGTAGTAGCAACACAAGTGCCACAAGCAGTGGTAAAGGTGCAGCAAGTAGTAGCGGCAAAAGTACAGCAATCAACACCGCAGCAAGGACAGCAAGCACCTCAAGCACAAGGACAAGGACAACAGGCTCCACAAGGACAAGGGCAACAAACTGCTCCTCAAGGACAGCAAGCTCCACAGGCTCTAAACAGGCCTATTAAGCCTATAAGACCTGTTATTCAACCGGAAGAAGAAAGCCCCGTACTAGTGGATGCTGACGACGATTTTGTGCCAATCGAAGAATTACCTTCTGAAAAGATGGAATTGCCCACTGAGTTACTCGGCAAATTTGAAGCAACCAAAGTTGAACCTGCCGTAGCTCAAGAGCAACAAATACAAGCCAAGCGCATCATCCGTCCGCGCGACAACAACAACAATCAACAACGTCCGCCAATTCAAAAACCTATATCGGCTGAAGCAGCGACTGCTCCTGAACGTCCGGAACGTAAAATTATCGAGCGTGAAAAGGCTTACGAATTTGAAGATATTTTGATTGGAACCGGCGTCTTGGAAATTATGCAAGACGGATACGGATTCTTACGTTCATCAGATTATAACTACCTTGCATCTCCTGATGATATCTATGTTTCTCAATCACAAATAAAACTATTCGGTTTAAAAACCGGTGATGTGGTTGAAGGAGCTATTCGTCCTCCGAAAGAAGGAGAAAAATATTTCCCTCTGGTTAAAGTATCAAAGATCAATGGCCGCGACGCTACTTTTGTACGTGACCGCGTTCCATTCGAACACCTCACACCTCTTTTCCCAGATGAGAAGTTCAAACTTTGCCGAGGAGGATATTCAGATTCTATGTCTGCCCGTGTAGTCGATTTGTTCGCTCCGATTGGTAAAGGACAACGCGGCTTGATCGTAGCTCAACCCAAAACCGGTAAAACGATTTTGCTGAAAGAAATCGCAAATGCTATAGCAGCCAATCATCCGGAAGTATACATGATTATGTTGCTCATCGATGAGCGTCCGGAAGAAGTTACCGACATGGCTCGTAGCGTAAATGCCGAAGTCATTGCTTCAACATTCGACGAACCGGCAGAACGCCACGTGAAAATAGCAGGCATCGTGCTGGAGAAAGCGAAAAGAATGGTAGAATGTGGACACGATGTAGTGATCTTCCTCGACTCCATCACCCGCTTAGCTCGCGCATACAATACTGTATCTCCTGCTTCGGGTAAAGTACTTTCGGGTGGTGTAGATGCAAATGCACTCCACAAACCTAAACGCTTCTTCGGAGCTGCCCGTAACATTGAAAACGGAGGTTCGCTGACTATTTTAGCTACCGCACTTATCGATACAGGTTCTAAAATGGATGAAGTTATCTTCGAAGAATTCAAGGGAACAGGTAACATGGAGCTTCAGCTCGATCGTAACTTGTCTAACAAACGAATCTTCCCGGCCGTGAATATTGTAGCTTCGAGCACTCGACGCGACGATCTGCTTCTAGACAAGCAAACACTTGACCGCATGTGGATTCTACGCAAATATCTATCGGATATGAATCCGATTGAAGCAATGGATTTCGTTAAAGACCGCTTAGAAAAGACGAAAGACAACGATGAATTTCTGATGAGCATGAACAGCTAA